The Ananas comosus cultivar F153 linkage group 7, ASM154086v1, whole genome shotgun sequence genome has a window encoding:
- the LOC109712757 gene encoding protein N-lysine methyltransferase METTL21A, which yields MAGSDSDSDSDGDMALLSTLLEEDTGSQGNPTGDGDGVGDGGAVESHHLRSIDAAIVVRQLPSRGLSFQVGLAAAAALRARVVLTDLPHVLPNLHFNARANAPLLASRGAAAVRQLRWGERDDLLPLAASEGPFDAVLGSDVVYYDHLFDPLLETLGHLVRGEVAFVMAHLRRWKKRDAVFFRKAKKVFDVAVLHTAPPLPGSRVGVAVYRFTEKRRRR from the coding sequence ATGGCCGGCTCCGACTCCGACTCCGACTCCGATGGCGACATGGCTCTCCTCTCCACCCTACTCGAAGAAGATACCGGATCACAAGGAAACCCTACCGGAGACGGAGACGGAGTCGGAGACGGAGGCGCCGTTGAGTCCCACCACCTCCGATCCATCGACGCGGCGATCGTGGTGCGGCAGCTCCCCTCGCGAGGCCTCTCCTTCCAAGTcggcctcgccgccgccgccgccctccgcgcCCGCGTCGTCCTCACCGACCTACCCCACGTCCTCCCCAACCTCCATTTCAACGCCCGCGCCAACGCCCCGCTCCTCGCCTcccgcggcgccgccgccgtgcGCCAGCTCCGCTGGGGCGAGCGCGACGACCTCCTCCCCCTCGCCGCCTCCGAGGGCCCGTTCGACGCGGTCCTCGGCTCGGACGTGGTCTACTACGACCACCTCTTCGACCCGCTGCTGGAAACCCTAGGGCACCTCGTGAGGGGGGAGGTGGCGTTCGTAATGGCGCATCTGAGGAGGTGGAAGAAGAGGGACGCGGTGTTCTTCCGCAAGGCCAAGAAGGTGTTCGACGTTGCGGTGCTCCACACGGCCCCGCCGTTGCCCGGGAGCCGTGTCGGGGTCGCCGTATATCGATTCACGGAGAAGAGAAGGCGACGATGA